The nucleotide sequence GTGCGCCATCGCCTTCCGCGTGCAGGATGCCAAGGCCGCCTACGAGCGCGCCACCTCGCTGGGCGCCTGGGGCTTCGCCGACAAGGCGGGCCCGGGCGAGCTGAACATCCCCGCCATCAAGGGCATCGGCGACAGCCTGATCTACCTGGTCGACCGCTGGCCCGGCAAGAACGGCGCCAAGCCCGGCGACATCGGCAACATCGGCTTCTACGACGTGGACTTCGAACCGCTGCCGGGCGTGGCCTCGCAGGACGCCCTGACCACCAAGGGCAACGGCCTGACCTACATCGACCACCTGACGCACAACGTCTACCGCGGCCGCATGAACACTTGGGCCGGCTTCTACGAGAAGCTGTTCAACTTCCGCGAGATCAAGTACTTCGACATCGAAGGCCAGGTCACCGGCGTGAAGAGCAAGGCCATGACCAGCCCCTGCGGCAAGATCCGCATCCCGATCAACGAAGAGGGCAAGGAACAGGCCGGCCAGATCCAGGAGTACCTGGACATGTACAAGGGCGAAGGCATCCAGCACATCGCGATGGGCTCGGACGACCTCTACGAGACGGTCGACGCGCTGCGCGCCAAGGGCGTGACCCTGCTGGACACCATCGACACCTACTACGAGCTGGTCGACAAGCGCATCCCGGGCCATGGCGAGAGCGTGGAAGAGCTGCAGAAGCGCAAGATCCTGATCGACGGCAAGAAGGACGCGCTGCTGCTGCAGATCTTCAGCGAGAACCAGCTCGGCCCGATCTTCTTCGAGTTCATCCAGCGCAAGGGCGACGACGGCTTCGGCAACGGCAACTTCAAGGCGCTGTTCGAGAGCATCGAGCTCGACCAGATGCGCCGCGGCGTGCTGAGCGCCGCAAAATAAGCGCTCCTTCCATCCTCCAGGAGCTCCGCATGCGCAACATCCTCTC is from Variovorax paradoxus and encodes:
- the hppD gene encoding 4-hydroxyphenylpyruvate dioxygenase, whose amino-acid sequence is MSHADAPAFTPWDNPMGTDGFEFIEYAAPDPVAMGKVFERMGFTAIAKHRHKNVLLYRQGEINFILNAEPDSFAQRFAREHGPSVCAIAFRVQDAKAAYERATSLGAWGFADKAGPGELNIPAIKGIGDSLIYLVDRWPGKNGAKPGDIGNIGFYDVDFEPLPGVASQDALTTKGNGLTYIDHLTHNVYRGRMNTWAGFYEKLFNFREIKYFDIEGQVTGVKSKAMTSPCGKIRIPINEEGKEQAGQIQEYLDMYKGEGIQHIAMGSDDLYETVDALRAKGVTLLDTIDTYYELVDKRIPGHGESVEELQKRKILIDGKKDALLLQIFSENQLGPIFFEFIQRKGDDGFGNGNFKALFESIELDQMRRGVLSAAK